Proteins encoded by one window of Enterococcus saccharolyticus subsp. saccharolyticus:
- a CDS encoding MIP/aquaporin family protein — MSDMTQIFSEFLGTAMLILLGSGVCAAVNLAKSKAQASGWIVIAAGWATAVTIAVYASSFMGPAHLNPAVTIGMAIAGKFAWNLVFPFIIAQIIGAMVGATLVWLAYLPHWAETKDQGAILGTFATGPAIRNLPANLVTEIIGTFVLVFALLAFGETTFADGTNPMVVGILILAIGLSLGGPTGYAINPARDLGPRLAHQLLPIANKGNSDWGYSLVPIVGPIIGGAVAAGVFNILPL, encoded by the coding sequence ATGAGCGATATGACACAGATTTTTAGTGAGTTTTTAGGAACAGCGATGTTAATTTTATTAGGTAGTGGTGTATGTGCTGCTGTCAATTTAGCTAAAAGTAAGGCTCAAGCATCAGGCTGGATCGTGATTGCTGCAGGATGGGCAACAGCCGTAACAATTGCTGTATATGCATCTAGCTTTATGGGGCCTGCACATTTGAACCCAGCAGTAACAATTGGTATGGCTATTGCTGGTAAATTTGCTTGGAACTTAGTCTTTCCATTCATCATTGCTCAAATTATTGGAGCAATGGTTGGTGCTACACTTGTTTGGTTAGCATATTTACCACATTGGGCAGAGACCAAAGATCAAGGTGCCATTTTAGGTACATTTGCGACAGGACCTGCTATTCGTAATCTTCCAGCTAACTTAGTGACTGAAATTATTGGGACATTCGTATTAGTGTTTGCATTATTAGCTTTTGGTGAAACAACATTTGCTGATGGTACAAATCCGATGGTTGTCGGAATTTTAATTTTAGCAATTGGTTTATCTCTAGGTGGACCGACTGGCTATGCTATTAATCCAGCACGTGACTTAGGCCCGCGTTTAGCACATCAACTCTTGCCAATTGCTAATAAAGGCAACTCTGATTGGGGCTATAGTTTGGTGCCAATCGTTGGACCAATTATTGGTGGTGCCGTGGCAGCAGGCGTCTTTAATATCTTACCACTTTAA